From a region of the Kwoniella mangroviensis CBS 8507 chromosome 1 map unlocalized Ctg01, whole genome shotgun sequence genome:
- a CDS encoding 40S ribosomal eS21 domain-containing protein, producing MGMCQFCLWLVYSGHENDKGVLVDLYIPRHCSATGRLITANDHASIQIQVADVDADGKAIKGQGQTIAICGRIRAQGDSDDSINRIATKQGLLKNVWSYTR from the exons ATGGGTATGTGTCAATTCTGCTTGTGGCTGGTGTACTCGGGTCATG AAAACGATAAAGGTGTTCTCGTCGATCTTTACATCCCCCGACACTGTTCCGCCACTG GCCGACTCATCACCGCCAACGACCACGCCTctatccaaatccaagttGCCGACGTTGATGCCGATGGAAAGGCCATCAAGGGACAAGGTCAAACCATCGCTATCTGCGGTAGAATCAGGGCTCAAGGTGATTCGGATGATTCCATCAACAGAATCGCTACCAAGCAAGGTC TCCTCAAGAACGTCTGGTCTTACACTCGTTAA